A genomic window from Yarrowia lipolytica chromosome 1D, complete sequence includes:
- a CDS encoding uncharacterized protein (Compare to YALI0D23617g, weakly similar to uniprot|Q12164 Saccharomyces cerevisiae Chromosome XII reading frame ORF YLL023C, similar to Saccharomyces cerevisiae YLL023C; ancestral locus Anc_4.36), with protein sequence MSTPVSEPLHATGHAAGTTATGATPTGTAGTTTSAGHTSATPGASSTGPKKGFVQALEPLFKTPQFIWFVGHLLVLVGCFFYVLATLPFFRVGKFSIFWYREIFLSVIATFGIIIFETYKGKPLNPQALARDDNVTYLLVAFLWLVSKPTYGTFLPFAIFSLFHVLTYVRGFILPALGYPGNAGLSLQIDNFVKTYNDKFMFTAANLEFMMFLGLIIKAITFQRGSWIKLIIFFVFLRLRYAQSLFTRSVVGSWEVRVDGLLSHPAVPPQVKQTWVTVKHQLRKTLGGAGAPVTQEQRAQ encoded by the exons ATGTCCACTCCTGTCTCTGAGCCCCTTCATGCCACTGGCCACGCCGCCGGCACCACCGCCACTGGAGCCACTCCTACCGGCACTGCCGGTACCACCACTTCTGCTGGACACACCAGTGCCACCCCCGGCGCTTCTTCCACCGGCCCCAAGAAGGGTTTTGTGCAGGCTCTTGAGCCTCTGTTCAAG acccCCCAGTTCATCTGGTTTGTCG GCCaccttctcgtcctcgtcggaTGCTTTTTCTACGTCCTTGCCACCCTCCCCTTCTTTCGAGTTGGCAagttctccatcttctggtACCGAGAAATTTTCCTCTCTGTCATCGCCACCTTTGGAATCATCATCTTCGAGACCTACAAGGGCAAGCCTCTGAACCCCCAGGCTCTCGCCCGAGACGACAACGTCACCTACCTTCTGGTTGCCTTCCTGTGGCTCGTCAGCAAGCCCACCTACGGCACCTTCCTGCCCTTTGCcattttctctctcttccatGTTCTGACCTACGTGCGAGGCTTCATTCTGCCTGCCCTCGGCTACCCCGGCAACGCTGGCCTCTCTCTCCAGATTGACAACTTTGTCAAGACCTACAACGACAAGTTCATGTTCACCGCTGCCAACTTGGAGTTCATGATGTTCTTGGGTCTGATTATCAAGGCCATCACCTTCCAGCGAGGCTCTTGGATCAAgctcatcatcttctttgTCTTCCTGCGTCTGCGATACGCCCAGTCTCTGTTCACCCGATCCGTTGTCGGTTCCTGGGAGGTCCGAGTCGATGGCCTGCTGTCTCACCCTGCCGTTCCTCCTCAGGTCAAGCAGACCTGGGTCACTGTCAAGCACCAGCTGCGAAAGACCCTCGGAGGTGCCGGTGCCCCTGTCACCCAGGAGCAGCGAGCTCAGTAA
- a CDS encoding uncharacterized protein (Compare to YALI0D23595g, highly similar to uniprot|Q8J058 Coccidioides immitis Septin 2, similar to Saccharomyces cerevisiae CDC3 (YLR314C); ancestral locus Anc_4.38) — MAEMMSDIEPIHDEAKVAEQAPSIAPLGLEPTTDKSLGSNAAVSSALPETNIIRKKLSGYVGFANLPNQWHRKSIKKGFNLNVLIVGESGLGKSTLVSTLFNNDLYPPKPRKDPAAEPPKTVEIQSVTKDIEENDVRLHLTVIDTPGFGDFVNNSDSWKTIVDYIDKRFDNYLDAENRVNRTSINDTRIHACVYFIQPTGHSLKPLDITVMKKLHKKVNLIPVIAKSDTLTDEEIENFKRRILADIRHQEIDIFAPPQYENDDAESVTETHEIMSKVPFAIVGSTQQVQTADGRTVRGRSYPWGVIEVDNEEHCDFVKLRQLLVRNYLEELREKTAHTLYENYRTEKLSSLGIQQDHSVFREVNPALRQEEERTQHDAKLAKMEAEMKSVFQQKVAEKEQKLKRSEAELFARHKEMKDQLEKQRLELEERKARLEAGRNTQDDRKPKKGFLRS; from the exons ATGGCTGAAATGATGAGTGATATCG AACCTATCCacgacgaggccaaggtcGCGGAGCAGGCTCCCTCCATTGCGCCACTGGGACTGGAGCCCACCACAGACAAGTCGCTCGGCAGCAACGCTGCGGTCTCGTCGGCCCTGCCTGAGACCAACATCATCCGCAAGAAGCTGAGCGGCTACGTGGGTTTCGCCAACCTGCCCAACCAGTGGCACCGAAAGTCTATCAAGAAAGGCTTCAACCTCAACGTGCTCATTGTTGGCGAGTCCGGTCTCGGCAAGTCCACGCTGGTGAGCACGCTCTTCAACAACGACCTGTATCCCCCCAAACCGCGCAAGGACCCTGCCGCGGAGCCTCCCAAGACTGTGGAGATCCAGTCGGTGaccaaggacattgaggagAACGACGTGCGCCTGCACCTGACCGTGATCGACACGCCCGGCTTCGGCGACTTTGTCAACAACAGTGACTCGTGGAAGACGATTGTGGACTACATTGACAAGCGGTTCGACAACTACCTGGACGCCGAGAACCGGGTGAACCGAACGTCCATCAACGACACGCGGATCCACGCCTGCGTCTACTTTATCCAGCCCACGGGCCACTCGCTCAAGCCCCTGGACATCACCGtgatgaagaagctgcACAAGAAGGTGAACCTGATCCCTGTGATTGCCAAGTCGGACACGCtgaccgacgaggagattgagaacTTCAAGCGGCGGATTCTGGCCGACATCCGGCACCAGGAGATTGACATCTTTGCTCCTCCGCAGTACGAGAACGACGACGCCGAGTCCGTCACCGAGACGCACGAGATCATGTCCAAGGTGCCCTTTGCCATTGTGGGCTCCACCCAGCAGGTGCAGACCGCCGACGGCCGAACCGTGCGGGGCCGGTCCTACCCCTGGGGAGTGATTGAGGTGGACAACGAGGAGCACTGCGACTTTGTCAAGCTGCGTCAGCTGCTGGTGCGAAACTACCTCGAGGAGCTGCGGGAGAAGACGGCCCACACACTGTACGAAAACTACCGAACTGAGAAGCTGTCGTCGCTGGGCATCCAGCAGGACCACTCTGTGTTCCGGGAGGTGAACCCCGCGCTGCgccaggaggaggagcgaaCACAGCACGACgccaagctggccaagatgGAGGCCGAGATGAAGTCTGTGTTCCAGCAAAAGgttgccgagaaggagcagaagctgaAGCGGTCTGAGGCCGAGCTGTTTGCCCGACACAAGGAGATGAAGgaccagctggagaagcagaggctggagctggaggagcgcAAGGCGCGGCTCGAGGCCGGTCGAAACACCCAGGACGACCggaagcccaagaagggtTTCCTTCGGTCGTAG
- a CDS encoding uncharacterized protein (Compare to YALI0D23573g, similar to Saccharomyces cerevisiae HIF1 (YLL022C); ancestral locus Anc_4.37, similar to uniprot|Q9USQ4 Schizosaccharomyces pombe Hypothetical coiled-coil protein possible histone binding): MTYSAEIEQLVALGSKAYALKHYESATETLGQACEKYSDETGKEDGHLLFLYGRALFQAGVSSSNVLGGGENPGETTGEEVEVPVKSSGAFQFEEAPEEVEEVEEVEEEVSESKGKEKAEEGDAGEAEEEGEDEEAPQTDFEVAWEVTDLARKLFEDELAEEGVSAERITEIEKQLAEVYDILGEISLESENFNQAVVDLGRSVELKDKHNEFQSTVMSEAHYKYSLALEFCPEDSANKQKAVDQMILAIDSVKKRIAMTGEKDDDLVSDLEIRLKDLKAIAKGQADFDAKKQAVMEGILGNSSDDVVKNIMAAAGVGGSGEKQVNDLSGLAVRKKAPKRVAPVAVEDEQSGEKKAKVEEKAAEETEEKKE; encoded by the coding sequence ATGACCTATAGCGCTGAAATCGAGCAATTGGTGGCTCTGGGCTCCAAGGCATACGCTCTGAAGCACTACGAGAGCGCCACCGAGACTCTGGGCCAGGCGTGTGAGAAGTACAGTGACGAGACTGGCAAGGAAGATGGTCATTTACTGTTTCTTTACGGTCGGGCTCTTTTCCAGGCCGGAGTGAGTTCTTCCAATGTTCTTGGCGGCGGAGAAAACCCCGGAGAGACTACTGGCGAGGAAGTTGAGGTTCCTGTGAAGTCTTCTGGAGCTTTTCAGTTTGAAGAGGCTCCAGAGGAGGTCGAAGAAGTTGAAGAGGTCGAAGAGGAGGTTTCTGAAAGCAAGGGAAAGGAAAAGGCTGAAGAAGGTGATGCGGGGgaggcagaagaggaaggagaagatgaggaaGCTCCTCAGACTGATTTTGAGGTGGCTTGGGAAGTCACTGATCTGGCCAGAAAGTTGTTTGAAGATGAACTTGCCGAGGAGGGGGTTTCAGCGGAGCGGATCACAGAGATTGAGAAACAGCTGGCCGAGGTGTACGACATCCTGGGCGAGATTTCTCTCGAGTCTGAGAACTTCAACCAGGCCGTGGTAGATCTGGGACGGTCGGTAGAGCTCAAGGATAAACACAATGAGTTCCAATCAACTGTCATGAGTGAGGCtcattacaagtactctcTGGCCCTCGAGTTTTGTCCCGAGGACTCGGCCAACAAGCAAAAGGCCGTGGATCAGATGATTCTGGCAATTGACTCGGTGAAGAAGCGAATTGCCATGACTGGCGAGAAAGACGACGATCTAGTGTCTGATTTGGAGATTCGGCTCAAAGatctcaaggccattgccaaggGTCAGGCTGACTTCGATGCCAAGAAACAGGCCGTCATGGAAGGTATTCTGGGTAACTCTTCTGATGATGTTGTCAAGAACATTATGGCTGCTGCAGGTGTCGGCGGATCAGGAGAGAAGCAGGTTAACGACCTGTCTGGATTGGCTGTTCGAAAGAAGGCCCCAAAGCGAGTTGCTCCTGTGGCCGTAGAGGATGAACAGagtggagagaagaaagccaaggtggaggagaaggctgctgaggagactgaagagaagaaagagtAG
- a CDS encoding uncharacterized protein (Compare to YALI0D23661g, similar to uniprot|P53942 Saccharomyces cerevisiae YNL072w RNH35 RNase H(35) a 35 kDa ribonuclease H, similar to Saccharomyces cerevisiae RNH201 (YNL072W); ancestral locus Anc_2.224), producing the protein MTVDTPFEEFMPPSVPQKKTHTTHTHYSNVPHGVSRDPHKPCILGVDEAGRGPVLGSMVYGLAYCTKEFADEELSKTGFADSKTLTAEKRSALMREICCDETLVEHLGWCTTSMTAQDISSAMLRPMSRGVYNLNDQAHDTTMALIQGVLDRGVLLTEAYIDTVGPPASYTAKLSKQFPHIKFTVTKKADSLFPIVSAASICAKVTRDMDLKSQDLSEGTWGSGYPSDPKTSVWLKSHVDQVFGWMPVVRFSWQTAKDLVEKEEKGGVECVWADDLKRDSKSVEAYFRAAAKDKTKSKLVVSSEWYGMSVGSDVF; encoded by the coding sequence atgaCTGTCGACACGCCATTTGAAGAGTTTATGCCGCCTTCTGTGCCCCAAAAGAAAACTCACACAACTCACACGCACTACAGTAACGTTCCTCATGGtgtttcacgtgacccccaTAAACCGTGCAttcttggagttgatgaagCCGGACGAGGACCGGTACTGGGATCCATGGTCTACGGCCTTGCCTACTGTACCAAGGAGTTtgccgacgaggagctATCGAAAACGGGGTTCGCCGACTCCAAGACTTTGACGGCCGAAAAACGAAGCGCTCTGATGCGCGAAATCTGCTGTGATGAGACTCTGGTTGAGCATCTGGGGTGGTGCACTACGTCTATGACTGCTCAGGACATTTCGTCGGCCATGTTGCGACCCATGTCTCGTGGTGTGTACAACCTGAACGACCAGGCACACGATACAACTATGGCTTTGATCCAGGGTGTGCTGGATCGAGGTGTTCTTCTGACAGAGGCGTACATTGATACAGTGGGACCCCCCGCCAGTTACACGGCCAAGCTGAGCAAGCAGTTCCCCCACATCAAGTTCACTgtcaccaagaaggccgactCGCTGTTCCCCATTGTTTCTGCGGCCTCCATTTGTGCCAAAGTGACCCGTGACATGGATCTCAAGTCGCAAGATCTCAGTGAGGGCACATGGGGCTCGGGGTACCCATCTGACCCCAAAACGTCTGTCTGGCTcaagagtcacgtggaccAGGTGTTTGGATGGATGCCTGTGGTGCGGTTCTCCTGGCAGACAGCCAAGGATCTGGTagagaaggaagaaaaGGGAGGTGTGGAATGTGTTTGGGCCGATGATCTCAAGAGAGACTCAAAGAGCGTAGAGGCGTACtttcgagctgctgcaaaAGACAAGACAAAGAGTAAGCTGGTGGTGAGTAGTGAGTGGTATGGAATGAGTGTCGGAAGCGATGTCTTTTAA
- a CDS encoding uncharacterized protein (Compare to YALI0D23639g, similar to Saccharomyces cerevisiae MSK1 (YNL073W); ancestral locus Anc_2.223, similar to uniprot|O74858 Schizosaccharomyces pombe Lysyl-tRNA synthetase): MLRLPKRVARVQLRPQSLRYYSNEAADFANRKQRIADDINEHKKTWYPLLQQVQEEKDHVVRLKDFKEKFHHVTLENPHPSHVTVRGRVTKLRRASKGLVFMDLVQDGIKVQTVVKMHAMDPELSKQEFQEKIETFRPGDVVSVTGKPGRTPAGELSLIAVRPAELLTPCLHPLPSNQSGDVHKRLANRVVDFSTSPESREMIYARATVIAYVRRFFSDRGFLEVETPILSDVAGGASARPFTTESNHLTRTKKKSKSDCKEITTQIALRVAPELWLKRLVISGFDKVFEVGPSFRNESIDSTHNPEFTTCEFYWGYAELKDLTDTLEEFFIGLLTTVITKHPSYSERLTPWLEEFKKGIKHVDFLKTIADKSGHELPRDLTDVDGLVSMYKSLGLKLPSVLSPAKLWDELAAEYVEKSGRVLLITNQPELMSPLAKSWTRDGYALSKRFELFIGGMEYANGYEEENSPFAQMDKFVSQQQSRDEHADDEAHVQDSGYVTDMEWGLPPTAGCGIGIDRLVMFITGAKSIQQVIPFAGLKMAR; this comes from the exons ATG CTACGACTCCCCAAACGAGTGGCACGGGTCCAATTGAGACCCCAGAGCCTTCGGTACTATTCCAACGAGGCGGCCGACTTTGCCAACCGAAAACAACGCATTGCCGACGACATTAACGAGCACAAAAAGACATGGTATCCGCTACTGCAACAGgtgcaggaggagaaggaccaTGTGGTGAGATTGAAGGACTTCAAAGAGAAAttccatcacgtgacgctTGAAAACCCCCATCcgtctcacgtgactgtcaGAGGCCGCGTTACCAAGCTGCGTCGGGCCTCCAAGGGTCTGGTGTTTATGGATCTGGTGCAGGACGGAATCAAGGTCCAAACGGTCGTTAAGATGCACGCCATGGACCCCGAGCTAAGTAAACAGGAGTTTCAGGAGAAAATTGAGACTTTTCGGCCCGGCGACGTGGTTTCTGTGACTGGAAAGCCCGGTAGAACTCCTGCTGGTGAGCTTAGTTTGATTGCTGTGCGTCCTGCGGAGCTTCTCACTCCGTGTCTTCATCCATTGCCCAGCAACCAGTCGGGGGATGTGCACAAGCGCCTTGCTAATCGTGTTGTTGACTTTTCAACTTCTCCCGAGTCTCGAGAAATGATTTATGCCAGAGCTACCGTGATTGCCTATGTCAGAAGATTCTTTTCCGATAGAGGGTTTCTCGAGGTTGAAACGCCCATCCTGAGTGATGTAGCTGGAGGTGCTTCTGCCAGACCGTTCACCACGGAATCCAATCACTTGACGAGGACAAAGAAGAAGTCAAAGTCCGATTGCAAAGAAATAACAACTCAGATCGCTCTGAGAGTGGCTCCGGAGCTGTGGCTCAAACGTCTGGTCATTTCTGGGTTTGATAAAGTGTTTGAGGTGGGTCCGTCATTCCGAAACGAGTCCATTGACTCCACGCACAACCCTGAATTCACTACCTGTGAGTTCTACTGGGGCTATGCAGAGTTGAAAGATCTGACAGACACATTGGAGGAATTCTTTATTGGTCTTCTAACAACCGTTATTACTAAACATCCCAGTTATTCTGAAAGACTAACTCCCTGGTTGGAAGAGTTTAAGAAGGGTATCAAGCATGTGGACTTTCTGAAAACTATTGCGGACAAATCTGGTCACGAGCTGCCACGTGATCTCACAGACGTTGATGGTTTGGTCAGCATGTATAAATCACTGGGTCTCAAGTTACCGTCTGTGTTGTCCCCCGCCAAACTGTGGGACGAGCTGGCAGCTGAGTATGTTGAAAAGTCCGGCCGGGTGCTTTTGATTACGAACCAGCCCGAGCTCATGTCTCCGCTGGCCAAGTCATGGACACGTGATGGATACGCTCTGTCCAAGCGGTTCGAGTTGTTTATTGGCGGCATGGAGTATGCCAATGGctacgaggaggagaactCGCCGTTTGCGCAGATGGATAAGTTTGTGAGCCAGCaacagtcacgtgacgaacATGCTGACGACGAGGCGCATGTTCAAGATTCTGGATACGTGACTGATATGGAGTGGGGTCTTCCTCCGACTGCTGGGTGTGGAATTGGTATTGACCGACTGGTCATGTTTATCACTGGTGCTAAGAGTATTCAACAGGTGATTCCGTTTGCGGGGTTGAAGATGGCAAGGTAG